CCTCGGCAATGTCGTGCCAGAGGATGTGCAGGGCACCACTCCCCACGATGTGGCCGTACTCATCTTCCAGCACGAAAAAATCACGCAGGTTTTCGTAGAGGTGGTTATGACTGCGTACCAGCATCAGGCCGCGCTCGGCCCAGTACTTGATCAGGGTGTAGATCTGCTCCACATCCTTCATTCGGGCTTTGCGAAGCTCTACGTTGGCGTCCCAGCGCACCCTGGGCAAAACCGTGGTGCCAATCTCGATCAGGTTACTCACATACCCCCCTCAGCCTGCCCTCCCGGCAACGGGAAAGGGCCTTTTTTGAGCCGTCTTCATGTCTCGACCTCGAGCTGCGCTGCCTTGAGCGCCTCCCGCACCGCTTCAGGCGCGGTACCGCCGTAGCTTCGTCGTCGGTGGATGGCGGTCTCCAGGCGGGTCAGCGGTAATGCGTCCTCGTCAAATAAAGGGTGGAAGCCCTGCAGCTCCGCCAGGCTCAGGTCACGCAGTTCTTTGTGCTGCTCTACACAGTGGCGCACAATGCGCCCTACCACATGATGGGCCTCACGGAAGGGCACCCCCCGCTCGGCCAGGTAGTCAGCCAGCTCGGTAGCCAGCGAGAAGCCCGACTCGGCGGCCCTGGCCATGACCTCGGCGTTCCACTTGAGGCCCGGCAGCATGGCCGCCAGGAGTTTGACCGAGGCCCGGTAGGTGTCCATCGCATCGAAAAGGGGTTCTTTGTCCTCCTGGAGGTCTTTGTTGTAGGCCAGCGGCAGGCCCTTGGTCAGGGTGGCCAGGGTGACGAAGCTGCCCAGCACCCGGCCCGCCTTGCCCCGGATCAGCTCGGCATGGTCGGCGTTTTTCTTCTGGGGCATGATGGAGCTTCCGGTAGAGAAAGCGTCCGGCAGCACCGCAAAGCCAAACTCGAAAGTGGTGTAGAGGATGATTTCCTCGGCCAGGCGCGAAAGGGTAATCTGCCCGATGGCCAGCGCAGAGAGTACCTCGAGCACAAAGTCGCGTGAGCCCACCGCATCCAGGGAGTTCCGCATGGGCCGCACAAAGCCCAGCGCCGAGGCCGTGAAGTGCCGGTCTATGGGAAAGCCTGTCCCGGCCAGGGCCGCCGCACCCAGGGGCGATTCGTTGAGGCGGTTCAGGGCGTCCTGAAGGCGCCCGGCGTCGCGGGTGAGCATCTCGTAGTAGGCCAGAAACCAGTGCGAGAGGAGCACCGGCATGGCCCGCTGCAGGTGGGTATAGCCGGGCAGGATGAGCGGGGGCTCTATGTACTTCCCGGCCTCCTGCACCAGCACCCGGCGCAGGGCTTTGAGATCGTCCAGTAAACCAGTGAGCTCGCCCCGCACCCACAAGCGCAGGTCGGTGGCTACCTGGTCGTTGCGGCTGCGGGCGGTGTGCAGCTTGCCCCCCACCGGGCCTACCAGCTCCGTAAGGCGCGCCTCCACGTTCATGTGCACGTCTTCCAGTTCTTCACGCCACTGAAAGGTGCCTTCCAGAATTTCCTGCCGCACCGAGAGCAATCCCTGACGAAGCCGGGCTTCGTCCTCGGCAGCGATAATGCCCTGCCGGGCCAGCATGGCCGCATGGGCCAGTGAGCCTTCGATGTCTACCAGAGCAAGGCGCTGGTCAAACGTCCAGGAAGCATTGAACTCCTGGGCAATCCGGCTGGGGGCCTCGCTGAAGCGGCCTCCCCAGGTTTTTTGCGTTTCCTGGCTCAAAAAGTCCTCCCCATATGTCGATAGTCGATTGTCAATGGTCGATAGCTTGTAGGGTAAATCAAGCCAGTAGCGCGACTCTCGAGGCACCAGCAACCCGACACCAGGCTCTTCTGTAAGTTTAGCCTGCGACCTGAGACCTGCGACCTGCGACCTTGGGACAGGATGCTACAGCAACTCATGAGAGCACCTCGAGCTTCCGCACCATCACGAAGGGCGGTGGGGTATTGGGGTTGGGCGTGCTGTAGCGCAGGCTGGGTTCGTAGCTAAAGCCGAACTGGGTGTACCACTTGAGCAGCTTGGGCTGGTCGTGCCGCACGGCCAGGCGCAGCTCCCGGGCCCGCACCTCGAAGGCCTGGCGGGCTACTGCTTCCATCAGCCGGTGGGCCACCCCCTGCTTGCGGTACTCGGGCAGCACCCCCAGTTTCCTGACCTCCCAGACCCCGCGCTCCCTGGGGTCGGGGTGGCGCACCAGGCGCACCGTGCCCACCACCTCGCCTCTGTCCAGCGCAACCCAGGCGTAGCCGCGCTCGAGGTCAGCCTGCACGCGCTCCACCGTCTCCTGGTGGCCCGAGGAGTCCGGGGCCACCCGGTCGGCCCAGGCCTGGCGCACCATCCGGGCAATGGCCTCCGCATCGGCAGGGGTAGCCCGGCGAATCTGCACCTGGGTTGATTCAGTCTGCATCGCAAACCTCACCCAGGCCACAAGACCCCGGTCTAAATAACGGCTGTCCCTCGAGCCTCGACATCTGACCCTCGACTAAGTACCTCCCGCCTATGTTTTGGATAATGGCATGATCGAAAATCATTCGGGCATTGCGCCCGGAGCATGATTTTCTAGCGTGGCCTGGATTCATCTCTAAACCTTATGCGGGCGCAACTTAGTCCTTTGGCTGGGCCTTGGCCCGCACCCGCAGCCGCAGCGAGTTGAGCTTGATGAAGCCCTCGGCGTCGGCCTGGTTGTAGCCGCCCTTCTCGTCGAAGGAGACCAGGCTCTTGTCGTAAAGCGAGAGGGGCGAGCGGCGCCCGGCCAGGATGATATTGCCCTTGTAGAGCTTGAAGCGCACCGTACCGGTGACGGTTTTGGCTACGTGATCCATGTAGGCTTGCAGGGCCTCGCGCTCCGGGGCAAACCAGAAGCCGTTGTACACCAGCTCTGCGTACTTGACGCCCAACTGGTCGCGCTGGTGCATGACCTCGCGGTCGAGGGTCAGGCTCTCCACAGCCCGCCGGGCGTGGTAGATCAGGGTGCCGCCGGGGGTCTCGTAGACGCCCCGCGACTTCATGCCCACAAAGCGGTTTTCCACCAGGTCTACCCGTCCGATGCCGTGCCGACCCCCAATCTCGTTGAGGCGGGCCAGCAGGCTGGCCGGTGAAAGGCGCTCGCCATTCACACCGACCACATCGCCGCCCTCTACCTGAATCTCCACCAGCTCGGG
This DNA window, taken from Meiothermus sp. CFH 77666, encodes the following:
- the argH gene encoding argininosuccinate lyase; translated protein: MSQETQKTWGGRFSEAPSRIAQEFNASWTFDQRLALVDIEGSLAHAAMLARQGIIAAEDEARLRQGLLSVRQEILEGTFQWREELEDVHMNVEARLTELVGPVGGKLHTARSRNDQVATDLRLWVRGELTGLLDDLKALRRVLVQEAGKYIEPPLILPGYTHLQRAMPVLLSHWFLAYYEMLTRDAGRLQDALNRLNESPLGAAALAGTGFPIDRHFTASALGFVRPMRNSLDAVGSRDFVLEVLSALAIGQITLSRLAEEIILYTTFEFGFAVLPDAFSTGSSIMPQKKNADHAELIRGKAGRVLGSFVTLATLTKGLPLAYNKDLQEDKEPLFDAMDTYRASVKLLAAMLPGLKWNAEVMARAAESGFSLATELADYLAERGVPFREAHHVVGRIVRHCVEQHKELRDLSLAELQGFHPLFDEDALPLTRLETAIHRRRSYGGTAPEAVREALKAAQLEVET
- a CDS encoding GNAT family N-acetyltransferase, coding for MQTESTQVQIRRATPADAEAIARMVRQAWADRVAPDSSGHQETVERVQADLERGYAWVALDRGEVVGTVRLVRHPDPRERGVWEVRKLGVLPEYRKQGVAHRLMEAVARQAFEVRARELRLAVRHDQPKLLKWYTQFGFSYEPSLRYSTPNPNTPPPFVMVRKLEVLS